Proteins encoded by one window of Deltaproteobacteria bacterium:
- a CDS encoding cob(I)yrinic acid a,c-diamide adenosyltransferase, with translation MTETKAPERLPEKPRRGLVLVITGDGKGKTTSCLGIAVRAVGYGMKVLMVQFIKGSLHYGEIDGAKRLAPEFELLPMGKGFVGIRGDSLPMDEHREAARGALSLTRERMLSGKYDVVILDEVNVAVRLGLIDVGDVLALIGGKPPSVHLVLSGRGAHEDVIRAANLVSEVRSVKHPFDEGIEAEKGIDY, from the coding sequence ATGACGGAAACGAAAGCACCGGAACGGTTGCCGGAAAAGCCCCGGCGGGGGCTCGTGCTCGTCATCACCGGGGACGGGAAGGGGAAGACCACGTCCTGCCTCGGGATCGCGGTGCGCGCGGTGGGGTACGGGATGAAGGTCCTCATGGTCCAGTTCATCAAGGGGTCGCTTCACTACGGGGAGATCGACGGCGCGAAGCGGCTGGCCCCCGAGTTCGAGCTCCTCCCGATGGGGAAGGGATTCGTGGGGATCCGCGGCGATTCCCTTCCGATGGACGAGCACCGCGAGGCCGCCCGCGGGGCCTTGTCGCTCACCCGCGAGAGAATGCTCTCCGGGAAGTACGACGTGGTGATCCTGGACGAGGTGAACGTGGCGGTCCGGCTGGGCTTGATCGACGTGGGGGACGTCCTCGCGCTGATCGGCGGGAAACCGCCCTCCGTGCACTTGGTCCTGTCGGGGAGGGGAGCGCACGAAGACGTGATCCGCGCGGCGAACCTGGTGAGCGAGGTGCGCAGCGTCAAGCACCCGTTCGACGAGGGGATCGAGGCGGAGAAGGGGATCGACTATTGA